GAGGAAGAGGAGGAATGAACCGTTTCGGTAGACGAACCGCACTTCTCAGCCTGTTCCGTGATTCAAACGATGATATGGGAGGATTTGTCTGATAGAAGATGACGAAAGGAAGATTAGTGGGATTGGAAGGCTCCTTTGCTATCGCGGAGGCGGTGCGAATGGTGAATGCGGATGTGATCTCAGCCTATCCCATTACGCCGCAGACACACATCGTCGAGCGCCTGGCGGAGATGATCGCCGATGGCGAGCTAGATGCGGAGTTCATCTGTGTTGAATCGGAGCATTCAGCCATGAGCGCCTGCGTCGGTGCCTCGGCAGCGGGCGCCCGGGTGTTCACCTGCTCCGCAGGCCAGGGCCTGGAATTGATGCATGAGGTGCTCTACATACCCGCGTCAATGCGGCTCCCGGTGGTCGCCGTGGCGGCGAACCGCGCATTGTCAGGGCCGCTTTCGGTCTGGTGCGATCATTCTGACGCCATGGCGCTGCGTGACATCGGCTGGATCCAGATCTTCGCGGAGAACAATCAGCAGGCGTTTGACCTTACCGTCTGCGCCTACCGTATGGCAGAAGATCAGGACGTTCTCTTCCCCGCGATGGTCCATATTGACGGCTTTTATCTCTCTCATGTCACCGAGGACATGGAGCTGCCAGCGGAAGCAGACGTCGCCGATTTCATCCCGGATTATGAGTATCCGTTCGTGCTGGATCCCGCGAAGCCGGTGAGCATGGGCTGCTATGGTCCGCCGTTCATCTATTTCGAGGCGAAGATGGCGCAGAACGTCGCGTTTGAAGCGTCGAAGTCAAAGATCCTGGAGGTCTGGAAGGTGTTCAAGGAGACCTTCGGCAGATCTTACGAGCCGGTAGAGACTTATCGCATGGAAGACGCGCGCACCGCGCTGCTGACCATGGGCAGCATCAGTGAGAGTGCGATGCTGGCGATCGACGAGCTGCGTTCCGAAGGGAAGGCGGTAGGCCTTATTCGTCTGCGACTCTGGCGACCGTTTCCGTTCGCCGAATTGCGGGAGGCGGTCAAGAATCTTGACTGTCTGCTGGTGCTGGATCGTGCAATCTCCTATGGTATGGGTGGACCGGTCTGCGGCGAGGTAAAAGCGGCACTCTACGATAAGCGGCAGGATCTCGCGATCGTGAGCTATATCGCAGGGATTGGCGGTCGGGACGTGACGTTAGACGAGTTCAAATACATGATCAACCGCGGTGAGGAAAAAGCGCAGCTGGTAACGCTGGGTGAAGAGCTCGAGCCCGAGATCATAGGGGTGAGGGAGTGATGGCTTCGATGCGGGGGGAAGGAGAACGGAACGATCTTGAGCAAGCAGCGGAGTTGTTCACGCCACTGCTGCTCACGACGGATGAGAACTTTGCACCCGGGCATCGTGCCTGCATCGGCTGCGGTGAGGCACTCGCCGTTCGGCATGTCTGCAAAGCACTCGGCACGAACGTGATCGTCGTGAACGCAACGGGCTGCATCGAGATCTTCTCGTCGTTACTGCCCCAGACCACGTGGCGTCTGCCCTGGATACACACGCTGTTTGAGAATGTGGGCGCGGTCGTTTCTGGCGTTGAATCCGCGTATAAGGCGCGTATACGAAAGGGGAAGATCCCGGATCGCGGCGTTAAATTCGTCGGGATCGCGGGCGACGGCGGCACCACGGATATCGGTTTACAGGCTTTATCCGGCGCGCTGGAGCGAGGCCATAACATCCTCTATTGCTGCTTTGATAATGAAGCGTATATGAACACCGGCATTCAGCGGTCTTCCTCAACACCGTATGGCGCGTGGACGACCACCGCGCCGGTGGGCAAGCATAGCATCGGGCAGATGACCTGGAAGAAGAACATGCCTGAGATCGTCGTGGCACACCGGATCCCTTATATGGCGACCGCATGCCCGTCGTATCCGCTCGATCTGATGGAGAAGGTACAGAAAGGTCTGGAGACCGAAGGCCCCGCCTACCTGCATATACTCTCGGTCTGCCCCACCGGCTGGCGGTGCGCGCCGGAGGAGACGATCGAGTTCGGCCGCCTGGCCGTTGAGACCGGTATCTTCCCGCTGTATGAGGTGATCAACGGTGATTATCGCATGAGTTTGGATTTCCCCGTGCTGAGACCGGTGAAGGACTATTTGCGGCGGCAGGGGCGATTCAGGCATCTGACCGAGAAGGACATTGACCGTATTCAAGCGCGGGTGGATGAAGACTACGCGAAATTGCGTGAGAAAGCGGGGGTGAAGTAAGATGGCGCGAGAAGCAGCTCCCGATGCGGGAGCGGCGAAGAAATTCGTGCGATTGCCCACCTTTCTAGAGCGCGGCTTTTTGACTTTGTCGCACGAAGTAACGGCAAAACGAATCTGCTGCCTCTGTGGGACCTGCGCGGCCTTTTGCGATAAGATTGACATCGGTAAAAGCGTGGATGGCAAGCAGGAGCCGATTTTTGTGGATGACTATGACTCCGTCTGCGGACTCTGCTACACGTTCTGCCCGCGCACATTCCTGCCACAGGAC
The nucleotide sequence above comes from Methanomicrobia archaeon. Encoded proteins:
- the porA gene encoding pyruvate ferredoxin oxidoreductase, which encodes MTKGRLVGLEGSFAIAEAVRMVNADVISAYPITPQTHIVERLAEMIADGELDAEFICVESEHSAMSACVGASAAGARVFTCSAGQGLELMHEVLYIPASMRLPVVAVAANRALSGPLSVWCDHSDAMALRDIGWIQIFAENNQQAFDLTVCAYRMAEDQDVLFPAMVHIDGFYLSHVTEDMELPAEADVADFIPDYEYPFVLDPAKPVSMGCYGPPFIYFEAKMAQNVAFEASKSKILEVWKVFKETFGRSYEPVETYRMEDARTALLTMGSISESAMLAIDELRSEGKAVGLIRLRLWRPFPFAELREAVKNLDCLLVLDRAISYGMGGPVCGEVKAALYDKRQDLAIVSYIAGIGGRDVTLDEFKYMINRGEEKAQLVTLGEELEPEIIGVRE
- a CDS encoding pyruvate synthase subunit beta, with the protein product MRGEGERNDLEQAAELFTPLLLTTDENFAPGHRACIGCGEALAVRHVCKALGTNVIVVNATGCIEIFSSLLPQTTWRLPWIHTLFENVGAVVSGVESAYKARIRKGKIPDRGVKFVGIAGDGGTTDIGLQALSGALERGHNILYCCFDNEAYMNTGIQRSSSTPYGAWTTTAPVGKHSIGQMTWKKNMPEIVVAHRIPYMATACPSYPLDLMEKVQKGLETEGPAYLHILSVCPTGWRCAPEETIEFGRLAVETGIFPLYEVINGDYRMSLDFPVLRPVKDYLRRQGRFRHLTEKDIDRIQARVDEDYAKLREKAGVK